From Dietzia sp. ANT_WB102, a single genomic window includes:
- a CDS encoding succinate dehydrogenase/fumarate reductase iron-sulfur subunit encodes MRLNLRVWRQAGPDEAGRYEEFEVPDARPGMSVLELLDVLNAGLVDEGVEPVAFDSDCREGICGACGVTVNGRPHGPAENTPSCHQRLESFADGDTVRIEPLRAAAFPVIRDLVVDRSALDDVAGAGAHVSIATGTAPDADSTLQDHDTAEAALDLAACIGCGACVAACPNGSANLYVGAKLGHLALMPVSALERAPRAREMVRAADEEFGPCSLAGECSRVCPAGIPLRAIGAVNRERLRAVFRRS; translated from the coding sequence GTGAGACTGAATTTGCGCGTCTGGCGACAGGCCGGGCCCGACGAGGCCGGCCGCTACGAAGAGTTCGAGGTCCCCGACGCGCGACCGGGAATGAGTGTCCTGGAGTTGCTCGACGTACTCAACGCCGGGCTGGTCGACGAGGGCGTGGAGCCGGTGGCGTTCGACTCCGACTGCCGCGAGGGGATCTGCGGGGCCTGCGGTGTCACTGTCAACGGTCGCCCACACGGCCCCGCGGAGAACACCCCGTCGTGCCATCAGCGGCTCGAGTCCTTCGCCGACGGTGACACGGTACGGATCGAGCCGCTGCGAGCGGCGGCCTTCCCGGTCATTCGGGATCTGGTGGTGGACCGGTCGGCCCTCGACGATGTGGCCGGGGCGGGTGCCCACGTGTCGATCGCCACCGGGACGGCGCCGGACGCGGACTCGACCCTCCAGGACCACGACACGGCCGAGGCCGCCTTGGACCTCGCCGCCTGCATCGGCTGCGGGGCGTGTGTCGCGGCGTGCCCCAACGGCTCGGCGAACCTCTATGTCGGAGCGAAGCTCGGACACCTCGCCCTCATGCCTGTCTCGGCACTCGAACGAGCCCCCAGGGCCCGTGAGATGGTTCGCGCCGCCGACGAGGAGTTCGGCCCCTGCTCCCTGGCCGGGGAGTGCTCGCGGGTGTGTCCGGCGGGAATCCCGCTGCGCGCGATCGGTGCGGTCAACAGGGAACGGCTACGCGCGGTGTTCCGTCGCTCCTGA
- the ftsY gene encoding signal recognition particle-docking protein FtsY produces MTTTTWIIIAVAAVLLLAIIALVVGLQLRKNRQISLTRAEERKELTRDERSGNYQAGTGFSFAQAGSAATAAPPKEPVRREQAPAPEVELAPEARPTPQATPETPLLAPEPDVEPGPSEASEVVETVPVDPVVVPAEVPDEEIPAPTSDVITGTPEPVAPVERIDPSAGRLDRLRGRLARSQSTVGQGLLGLLGAGDLDEDAWEEIEDTLIMADLGSATTELVVDRLREEIATRQVRTEAEVRDLLRQTLIDNLHPELDRSLRALPNDGTPAVLLVVGVNGTGKTTTTGKLARVLVADGRDVLLGAADTFRAAAADQLQTWAERVGAEVVRGKEGADPASVAFDAVTRGVETGVDAVLVDTAGRLHTKTGLMDELGKVKRVVEKKTLVDEVLLVIDATTGQNGLMQARVFKEVVDITGVVLTKLDGTAKGGIVFQVQHELGVPVKLVGLGEGADDLAPFTPEAFVDALLGT; encoded by the coding sequence GTGACTACCACCACCTGGATCATCATCGCCGTCGCCGCGGTGCTGCTGCTCGCCATCATCGCGCTCGTCGTGGGGCTGCAACTGCGCAAGAACAGGCAGATCTCCCTCACCAGGGCAGAGGAGCGCAAGGAGCTCACCCGCGACGAGCGCTCCGGCAACTACCAGGCCGGGACCGGATTCTCGTTCGCCCAGGCCGGAAGTGCCGCTACGGCCGCTCCGCCCAAGGAGCCGGTGCGGCGTGAGCAGGCGCCCGCGCCCGAGGTGGAGCTTGCCCCGGAAGCCCGGCCCACGCCACAGGCGACCCCGGAGACCCCGCTCCTCGCGCCCGAACCGGATGTCGAGCCGGGCCCGAGCGAGGCAAGTGAGGTCGTCGAGACCGTCCCTGTCGACCCCGTCGTGGTGCCGGCCGAGGTCCCCGACGAGGAGATCCCTGCACCCACCTCGGATGTCATCACGGGCACTCCCGAGCCGGTCGCACCGGTGGAACGGATCGACCCGTCCGCCGGGCGGCTCGACCGTCTCCGCGGCCGCCTCGCACGCTCGCAGAGCACTGTGGGACAGGGCCTCCTGGGGCTCCTCGGCGCAGGCGACCTCGATGAGGACGCCTGGGAGGAGATCGAGGACACGCTGATCATGGCCGACCTCGGTTCGGCCACGACCGAGTTGGTGGTCGATCGCTTGCGGGAGGAGATCGCCACCCGCCAGGTCCGCACCGAGGCCGAGGTTCGCGACCTGCTGCGGCAGACACTCATCGACAATCTCCACCCCGAGCTCGATCGATCGCTACGTGCGTTGCCGAATGACGGGACGCCGGCCGTCCTCCTCGTCGTCGGCGTCAACGGCACCGGGAAGACCACCACCACCGGCAAGCTCGCCCGAGTCCTCGTCGCCGACGGTCGCGATGTCCTCCTCGGGGCCGCGGACACGTTCCGCGCCGCCGCTGCAGACCAGCTCCAGACATGGGCCGAGCGGGTGGGCGCCGAGGTCGTCCGCGGCAAGGAGGGGGCCGACCCTGCCTCCGTGGCCTTCGACGCGGTCACCCGGGGGGTCGAGACCGGCGTGGACGCCGTGCTCGTCGACACCGCTGGTCGCCTGCACACCAAGACGGGGCTCATGGATGAGCTCGGCAAGGTCAAGCGGGTGGTGGAGAAGAAAACGCTCGTCGACGAGGTCTTACTGGTGATCGACGCGACCACCGGACAGAACGGACTCATGCAGGCGCGCGTGTTCAAGGAGGTCGTCGACATCACCGGCGTCGTCCTGACCAAGCTCGACGGCACTGCCAAGGGCGGCATCGTCTTCCAGGTCCAGCACGAACTCGGAGTACCGGTCAAGCTCGTCGGCCTGGGGGAGGGTGCGGACGATCTCGCACCGTTCACCCCCGAGGCATTCGTCGACGCACTGCTCGGTACCTAG
- a CDS encoding L-lactate permease has product MTPGLVGFLVALAPIVVVLALLAFRVPSLWAGVLGLLVALIGSVSEFPLDGPHIAAAASGMAPTVVEIAVILLGGVGLAETMSRSGAQDRIAAWLESAERGADRTAPLFLLVFGLTPFMESVTGFGLGVVITAPLLIRFGLPPVKAVVSGLLGLVLVPWGSLAPGTLVAAELGGQDFGGLGVWSALLSLPVLVVSMTAVVGLNIGRPDLGQAALAVAVVLTQWGALLAANLLVGTPLAGVLAAGVVIAGLLGIRRLGSGPLPRVTRPLLLAGVPYFVIVGGILSATALSAATDARSELRWTASPALWLCIAVAAAVATAGLPASERWGLVWRGVRRWLPIAGNAIVFVILGVVMASTGMAGHLATTAQLSGAGFIAAIPAVGALGGYLTGTNMGAAAMLSAATTTAATGLGADPMIALAGQNVAGSFAIIASPPRIALAVGVALAPGERLPRQSTAPLLGAVAAAAVLLGVVVLALA; this is encoded by the coding sequence ATGACGCCGGGGCTGGTGGGTTTCCTGGTCGCCCTCGCCCCCATCGTCGTCGTTCTGGCACTGCTCGCGTTTCGGGTGCCGTCGCTATGGGCCGGTGTCCTGGGCTTGCTCGTCGCGCTAATCGGCTCCGTTTCCGAGTTCCCGCTCGACGGTCCACACATCGCGGCCGCGGCATCAGGGATGGCTCCGACCGTCGTGGAGATCGCGGTAATCCTCCTCGGTGGGGTCGGACTCGCCGAGACGATGAGCCGAAGCGGTGCACAGGACCGGATCGCCGCGTGGCTCGAGAGCGCTGAGCGAGGTGCTGATCGCACCGCGCCCCTGTTCCTGCTGGTGTTCGGACTGACGCCGTTCATGGAATCGGTCACCGGGTTCGGCCTCGGGGTGGTCATCACCGCCCCGCTGCTGATCCGGTTCGGACTCCCCCCAGTCAAGGCCGTCGTCTCGGGGTTGCTCGGCCTGGTGCTGGTGCCGTGGGGCTCCCTCGCCCCGGGCACTCTCGTCGCCGCGGAGCTCGGAGGTCAGGATTTCGGCGGGCTCGGTGTGTGGTCGGCGCTGCTGAGTCTGCCCGTGCTGGTGGTCAGCATGACGGCGGTGGTGGGTCTCAACATCGGGCGACCGGACCTCGGGCAGGCCGCATTGGCCGTCGCGGTAGTCCTGACCCAGTGGGGCGCGCTGCTCGCCGCGAATCTCCTCGTCGGGACGCCACTGGCCGGAGTCCTGGCCGCGGGCGTCGTCATCGCCGGTCTGCTCGGGATCAGACGCCTAGGCAGCGGCCCGCTGCCGCGTGTGACCCGACCACTTCTCCTGGCCGGGGTTCCTTACTTCGTTATCGTCGGCGGCATCCTCTCCGCGACCGCCCTATCGGCGGCCACGGATGCTCGGAGCGAGCTCCGCTGGACCGCCAGTCCTGCACTCTGGTTGTGCATCGCGGTGGCCGCCGCCGTTGCGACCGCGGGCCTGCCCGCCTCCGAACGGTGGGGCCTCGTGTGGCGCGGGGTGAGGAGATGGTTGCCGATTGCAGGGAATGCGATCGTGTTCGTCATTCTCGGCGTCGTCATGGCGTCGACGGGCATGGCCGGCCATCTGGCTACCACGGCCCAGCTGTCCGGTGCCGGCTTCATCGCCGCGATCCCCGCGGTGGGAGCGCTCGGCGGGTACCTCACAGGCACGAACATGGGCGCGGCAGCGATGCTCTCCGCCGCGACCACGACCGCGGCCACCGGCCTGGGCGCGGATCCGATGATCGCCCTCGCCGGGCAGAACGTCGCCGGGTCGTTCGCCATCATCGCCTCACCACCGAGAATCGCATTGGCCGTCGGCGTCGCGCTCGCTCCGGGTGAGCGACTGCCGCGTCAGTCGACGGCGCCCCTGCTCGGGGCCGTCGCCGCCGCGGCAGTCCTGCTCGGCGTGGTGGTTCTTGCCCTCGCCTGA
- a CDS encoding [protein-PII] uridylyltransferase produces MAITADGERATALREGRERILSAPRESLPAASLRDALCELYEMELGRLAEEAGIGPGSGFALIAFGGLGRREVLPHSDLDLALVHERRPERDVGELADALWYPLWDSGVGLDHSVRTVDQCLAVAAADVSVGLSLLDARVIAGDADLGALVVDGARRQWRDQIASRFVELVEAAAARRHRAGVIAHRSEPDLKNGAGGLRDAQLVAALGLAHLSDGRPVVPGRMARAHRLVLDARTELHRVSGRPREVLHAEYGDDVGEALGLGDRFDLARALSDASRTIAFTADQAIRGSCAALSSRGLTGLLRRSPVRRPLDDGVVEHAGEVALARAARVADDPWLALRVAAAAARFELPIASSTLGVLAERGVVPTGRWPAEALSDLLVLLGSGEAQIPVHEALDRCGLWERTLPEWSGVRDLPARDRAHIYTVDRHLVQTAVEASRLTTSVARADLLLLSALLHDIGKSRGGDHSEKGAEMVRPICTRMGLGDLDTETLTRIVRHHLLLPSTAARRDPADPATAQDVLDALDGDAVALDVLAALTEADSLATGPTFWTNGRAGAHAALVAACRRALGPRPAAVQAPTVNGSRRHGPPDVVVDLRATGTGTTHEVSLAVPGGGGRSLAVTADVLVAHRLEIVDAEIDLRSPGGIRARMTVSTRFGDPVDPRVLRQDLRRSIDSGLPSPLRAALSRGPTLPIGPPQARSSVLISHRTDAEGVLMEVRSEDRPGLFARVVTAIIDAGARIDWVVVRTRGAAVEDVFALSGPGAVLSTAGEVEALLPRRDPTTPVSARADTL; encoded by the coding sequence ATGGCGATCACGGCGGACGGTGAGCGCGCCACGGCGCTGAGGGAGGGACGCGAGCGGATCCTCTCCGCCCCGCGAGAGAGCCTGCCGGCCGCATCGCTGCGCGACGCCCTGTGTGAGCTCTACGAGATGGAGCTCGGGCGGCTCGCCGAGGAGGCCGGGATCGGACCCGGGTCGGGATTCGCCCTGATCGCGTTCGGCGGACTGGGTCGGCGGGAGGTACTACCCCATTCCGACCTAGATCTCGCCCTGGTCCACGAGCGACGCCCTGAGCGCGACGTGGGGGAGTTGGCCGACGCACTGTGGTACCCGCTGTGGGATTCCGGGGTCGGCCTCGACCACAGCGTCCGCACGGTCGACCAGTGCCTGGCCGTGGCCGCGGCCGACGTCTCGGTCGGGCTGAGCCTGCTGGACGCGCGGGTGATCGCGGGAGATGCGGACCTCGGAGCGCTGGTCGTGGACGGCGCCCGCCGACAGTGGCGGGACCAGATCGCCTCTCGTTTCGTCGAACTGGTCGAGGCGGCGGCCGCCCGACGACACCGGGCCGGGGTGATCGCGCACCGCAGCGAGCCGGACCTGAAGAACGGGGCGGGTGGCCTGCGTGACGCTCAACTCGTCGCAGCACTCGGCCTGGCCCACCTCAGCGACGGCCGGCCCGTAGTCCCCGGGCGGATGGCACGCGCCCACCGGTTGGTGCTGGACGCCCGGACGGAACTCCACCGGGTGAGCGGACGCCCGCGGGAGGTGCTCCACGCCGAGTACGGGGACGACGTCGGCGAGGCGCTCGGCCTGGGGGACCGGTTCGACCTCGCCCGGGCACTGAGTGACGCCTCCCGCACGATCGCGTTCACCGCGGATCAGGCGATCCGTGGATCGTGCGCGGCGCTGTCGTCCCGGGGACTGACCGGACTACTGCGGCGATCGCCGGTCCGGCGTCCCCTCGACGACGGGGTGGTGGAACACGCGGGGGAGGTGGCCCTCGCCCGCGCCGCCCGTGTCGCCGACGACCCGTGGCTGGCGCTGCGGGTCGCGGCGGCCGCGGCCCGGTTCGAACTGCCGATCGCCAGCTCGACCCTCGGCGTGCTCGCCGAACGCGGCGTCGTGCCCACCGGGAGGTGGCCCGCGGAGGCTCTGTCCGACCTCCTGGTGCTCCTGGGCTCGGGTGAGGCTCAGATCCCCGTTCACGAGGCCCTGGACCGGTGCGGACTGTGGGAACGGACTCTGCCGGAGTGGTCCGGGGTGCGGGATCTGCCCGCGCGGGACCGGGCACACATCTACACCGTGGACCGGCACCTCGTGCAGACGGCCGTCGAGGCCTCCCGGCTCACCACCTCGGTGGCCCGCGCGGATCTCCTGCTGCTCTCGGCGCTCCTGCACGACATCGGCAAGAGCCGGGGCGGTGACCACAGTGAGAAGGGTGCGGAGATGGTCCGGCCGATCTGCACGCGGATGGGCCTCGGGGACCTCGACACCGAGACGCTGACCCGCATCGTCAGGCACCACCTGCTGCTCCCGTCGACCGCAGCGAGGCGCGACCCGGCCGACCCCGCGACCGCCCAGGACGTCCTGGACGCGCTGGACGGCGACGCCGTCGCCCTCGATGTCCTGGCCGCACTCACCGAGGCGGACTCGCTCGCGACCGGACCGACGTTCTGGACGAACGGCCGTGCTGGGGCCCACGCAGCGCTGGTGGCGGCGTGCCGACGGGCGCTCGGACCCCGGCCCGCGGCCGTCCAGGCCCCGACGGTCAACGGCTCGCGCCGTCACGGACCGCCGGACGTCGTCGTCGATCTCCGGGCGACCGGGACGGGGACGACCCACGAGGTCAGCCTCGCCGTCCCCGGCGGGGGGGGGCGGTCGCTGGCCGTGACCGCGGACGTGCTCGTCGCGCATCGGCTGGAGATCGTGGACGCCGAGATCGACCTGCGTTCCCCGGGGGGTATCCGGGCGCGGATGACGGTCTCGACCCGCTTCGGTGATCCGGTGGACCCTCGCGTGCTGAGACAGGACCTACGCCGCTCGATCGACTCCGGGCTGCCCTCGCCGCTTCGCGCCGCACTGTCCCGGGGGCCGACTCTCCCGATCGGGCCCCCGCAGGCAAGGTCGTCGGTCCTGATCTCTCACCGAACCGACGCCGAAGGTGTTCTGATGGAGGTGCGCTCCGAAGATCGCCCAGGCCTGTTCGCCAGGGTCGTGACCGCGATCATCGACGCCGGGGCCAGGATCGACTGGGTGGTGGTGCGGACCAGGGGTGCCGCGGTGGAGGACGTCTTCGCCCTCTCCGGTCCCGGGGCCGTGCTGAGTACGGCCGGTGAGGTGGAGGCGCTGTTGCCGCGACGCGATCCCACGACGCCCGTCAGCGCCCGTGCCGATACCCTGTGA
- a CDS encoding fumarate reductase/succinate dehydrogenase flavoprotein subunit has protein sequence MPPVLVPGAQPGDILSPGIPEGDPATAWARQRDSYRLVAPANRRHFHVVVVGTGLAGAGAAAALGELGYRVTAFTYHDAARRAHSVAAQGGINAARGRRVDGDSVARFVADTVSGGDFRGREAEAFRLGEESVRVIDHFSAIGTPFAREYGGVLSTRSFGGVQVSRTYYSRGQTGQQLQIAGVQALQRQVRAGTVALHTRHEMLDLVVDDSGCHGVVVRDLVSGSIRAVTAHAVVLATGGYGTVFHDSTLAVHSNASAVWRAHQRGALFASPSFVQFHPTALPKDNHWQAKTILMSESLRNDGRVWVPRRDGDDRDPGNIPDSDRDFFLERRYPAFGNLVPRDVASRAITAEIRAGRGVGPRRNSVYLDLRDALARDGRGKITERYGNLLEMYSHATGEDPYTVPMRIAPTCHFTMGGLWSDYDLQTSVPGLFVGGECGAGYHGANRLGANSLLSASVDGWFTLPYSVPAHLATRLGDELPDDDDEVVMTAVSRARERVRNLLAVGGSTGPEHFHRELGEILYTGCGVTRTAEGLSRAIDRVRDLRARFWTDLRVTGSGSHLNQVLELAGRVADFLELAELMCVDALDRDESCGAHFRDEHQTSGGEALRDDNRWRFTSAWASEGDDRGGPRSFTRHAEPLEFSAVSPTTRDYR, from the coding sequence TTGCCCCCGGTACTCGTCCCCGGCGCGCAGCCGGGAGACATCCTGTCCCCGGGCATCCCAGAGGGCGACCCCGCCACCGCATGGGCGCGGCAGCGCGATTCGTACCGGCTCGTGGCGCCGGCCAACCGTCGCCACTTCCACGTGGTGGTCGTCGGCACCGGCCTGGCCGGGGCGGGTGCGGCGGCTGCGCTCGGGGAGCTCGGCTACCGCGTCACGGCGTTCACGTACCACGATGCGGCCCGCCGCGCGCACTCCGTCGCCGCCCAGGGCGGGATCAACGCCGCCCGCGGCCGGCGAGTGGACGGCGACTCGGTCGCCAGGTTCGTCGCGGACACGGTCTCGGGTGGGGACTTCCGAGGGCGGGAAGCCGAGGCGTTCCGCCTGGGTGAGGAGTCGGTGCGGGTGATAGACCACTTCTCCGCCATCGGGACCCCGTTCGCCCGGGAGTACGGCGGGGTGCTGTCCACTCGGTCCTTCGGCGGGGTCCAGGTCTCGCGCACCTACTACTCCCGCGGGCAGACCGGCCAACAGCTCCAGATTGCGGGTGTCCAGGCTCTGCAGCGGCAGGTCCGCGCGGGCACCGTGGCACTGCACACGCGTCATGAGATGCTCGACCTCGTCGTCGACGACTCGGGGTGCCACGGGGTGGTGGTACGTGACCTGGTATCGGGCTCCATTCGGGCCGTGACCGCGCACGCGGTCGTCCTCGCGACAGGGGGGTACGGGACCGTCTTCCACGATTCCACGCTCGCTGTCCACTCCAACGCCTCCGCGGTGTGGCGCGCACACCAGCGGGGCGCGCTGTTCGCCTCACCGTCGTTCGTGCAGTTCCACCCGACCGCCCTGCCCAAGGACAACCACTGGCAGGCCAAAACGATCCTCATGAGCGAGTCGCTGCGCAACGACGGCCGCGTCTGGGTGCCGCGCCGCGACGGCGACGACCGGGACCCGGGGAATATCCCCGATTCTGACCGGGACTTCTTCCTCGAGCGCCGCTACCCCGCTTTCGGCAACCTCGTACCCCGGGACGTGGCCTCGCGCGCGATCACCGCCGAGATCCGAGCCGGACGCGGGGTGGGCCCGCGACGCAACTCGGTGTACCTCGACTTGCGTGATGCCCTCGCCCGCGACGGTCGCGGGAAGATCACCGAGCGATACGGCAACCTGTTGGAGATGTACTCGCACGCCACCGGTGAGGACCCGTACACCGTGCCGATGCGCATCGCCCCGACGTGCCACTTCACGATGGGCGGACTGTGGAGCGACTACGACCTGCAGACCTCCGTCCCCGGGCTGTTCGTCGGCGGCGAGTGCGGCGCGGGTTACCACGGCGCCAACCGACTCGGGGCCAACTCTCTGCTCAGTGCAAGCGTCGACGGCTGGTTCACGCTGCCCTACTCGGTGCCGGCGCACCTGGCCACGCGGCTCGGGGACGAGCTGCCGGACGACGACGACGAGGTGGTCATGACCGCCGTATCCCGCGCCCGCGAGCGTGTGCGGAACCTGCTTGCCGTGGGCGGCTCCACCGGCCCGGAGCACTTCCACCGGGAGCTCGGCGAGATCCTCTACACGGGCTGCGGGGTCACGCGCACGGCAGAGGGGCTGTCCCGAGCCATCGACCGCGTTCGGGACCTGCGGGCCCGCTTCTGGACCGACCTGCGCGTCACCGGCTCCGGCAGCCATCTCAACCAGGTCCTGGAACTCGCCGGCCGGGTGGCCGACTTCCTGGAGTTGGCCGAACTGATGTGCGTCGACGCACTGGACCGCGATGAATCGTGCGGTGCTCACTTCCGAGACGAGCACCAGACCTCCGGAGGCGAAGCCCTGCGGGACGACAATCGCTGGCGATTCACCTCGGCCTGGGCCTCGGAGGGGGACGATCGTGGCGGTCCGAGGTCCTTTACCCGACACGCCGAGCCGCTGGAGTTCTCGGCGGTTTCCCCCACGACGAGGGACTACCGATGA
- a CDS encoding P-II family nitrogen regulator yields MKLVTAIVKPFTIDDIKAALGQADIHGLTISEVQGYGRQKGHTEVYRGAEYAVDFVPKIKVEVVVDDETTGTAVQLIVDAARTGKIGDGKVWVTPVESIVRVRTGEEGTAAI; encoded by the coding sequence ATGAAGCTCGTCACCGCGATCGTCAAACCGTTCACGATCGACGACATCAAGGCAGCACTGGGACAGGCGGACATCCACGGCCTGACCATTAGCGAGGTCCAGGGCTACGGTCGGCAGAAGGGCCACACCGAGGTCTACCGCGGCGCCGAGTACGCAGTGGACTTCGTCCCCAAGATCAAGGTGGAGGTGGTCGTCGACGACGAGACCACCGGCACCGCCGTCCAGCTAATCGTCGACGCTGCCCGCACCGGCAAGATCGGCGACGGCAAGGTCTGGGTGACCCCCGTCGAGAGCATTGTGCGCGTGCGCACGGGCGAGGAGGGAACGGCCGCCATCTGA
- a CDS encoding ammonium transporter, which produces MIGDSVALLAREATPEFDSGDTAWMLMSASLVLLMTPAVALFYGGMSRRKSVLNMMMMSFGAMGVVGVIYLLWGWSMSYGGESVLGIFANPFEMFGLSGVIGDADKWVVSGSGAYPQVVDVAFQVTFAIITVALISGAIAERVRFGTWLAFVGVWVTLAYFPLAHMVWGGGLLSHSDSGLAAMIFGTIDDGGGGLTAAVAPVDFAGGTVVHINAGMAALVLVLLIGKRLEFGRTAYRPHNLPMVMLGAALLWFGWFGFNAGSAFGANGVAGLAWVNTTAATAAAMLGWLLAERLRDGHATSLGAASGVVAGLVAITPAAGSVHPLGAVALGAIAGMLSAFAVGLKHRFGYDDALDVVGVHLVAGVWGTIAIGLFATGTFGTNAGVFYSADGWRLLVVQIVITVAALLFTAVMTVIAWAICRPLGWRIDRADEQAGIDGAQHAESAYEASTNALIR; this is translated from the coding sequence GTGATAGGTGACAGTGTCGCGTTGCTCGCACGAGAGGCGACGCCGGAGTTCGATTCGGGAGACACGGCCTGGATGCTCATGTCGGCATCCCTGGTCCTGCTCATGACGCCGGCAGTCGCGCTGTTCTACGGCGGCATGTCCCGGCGGAAGTCCGTGCTCAACATGATGATGATGTCGTTCGGCGCGATGGGCGTCGTCGGCGTGATCTACCTGCTGTGGGGATGGTCGATGTCCTACGGCGGCGAGTCGGTGCTGGGGATTTTCGCCAATCCCTTCGAGATGTTCGGCCTGTCCGGCGTGATCGGCGACGCGGATAAATGGGTCGTCTCGGGGTCCGGCGCGTACCCCCAGGTGGTCGACGTCGCGTTCCAGGTGACGTTCGCGATCATTACCGTCGCGCTCATCTCGGGTGCGATAGCCGAGCGTGTCCGCTTCGGCACCTGGCTTGCCTTTGTCGGTGTCTGGGTGACCCTGGCGTACTTCCCGCTCGCCCACATGGTGTGGGGCGGGGGACTGCTCTCGCACTCCGACAGCGGACTGGCGGCGATGATCTTCGGGACGATCGACGACGGCGGGGGCGGGCTCACCGCAGCAGTGGCTCCCGTCGATTTTGCTGGCGGTACCGTCGTCCACATCAATGCCGGTATGGCCGCGCTCGTCCTGGTTTTGCTCATCGGCAAGCGCCTCGAGTTCGGCCGCACCGCCTACCGCCCGCACAATCTACCCATGGTCATGCTCGGCGCCGCCCTGCTGTGGTTCGGCTGGTTCGGGTTCAACGCCGGCTCCGCATTCGGCGCCAACGGCGTGGCCGGCCTGGCCTGGGTCAACACCACGGCTGCCACCGCCGCCGCGATGCTCGGCTGGCTGCTGGCCGAACGCCTTCGCGACGGACACGCCACCAGCCTCGGCGCCGCGTCGGGTGTGGTCGCGGGCCTCGTCGCGATCACCCCGGCCGCCGGTTCGGTCCACCCGCTCGGCGCGGTCGCCCTCGGTGCGATCGCGGGCATGCTCTCCGCATTCGCCGTGGGGCTCAAGCACCGCTTCGGCTATGACGACGCTCTCGACGTAGTGGGCGTGCACCTGGTGGCCGGAGTGTGGGGCACCATCGCGATCGGCCTGTTCGCGACCGGCACCTTCGGCACCAATGCGGGCGTGTTTTACTCCGCGGACGGCTGGCGACTGCTGGTGGTCCAGATCGTGATCACGGTGGCTGCCCTCCTGTTCACCGCCGTCATGACCGTGATCGCCTGGGCGATCTGCCGCCCGCTCGGCTGGAGGATCGACAGGGCCGACGAGCAGGCCGGGATCGACGGTGCCCAGCACGCCGAGAGCGCGTACGAGGCCTCCACCAACGCGCTCATCCGCTGA
- a CDS encoding succinate dehydrogenase cytochrome b subunit has product MVEVAVPSGLPSGRRRPLRRPPALPTWLAKTVMAVTGIFFSAFVVAHMIGNLKVFGGASGFDGYATWLRTLLYPLVPPGGVLWALRIVLVVSLVAHVWCSVLLVRRSRAAAGQHRRRTGLTIESFGARSMLLTGVVLLLFVVFHVLDMTTGTAPAAPHTFEHGSAYANLVASFSRPWVAAFYVVTMLFLALHIAHGIRTAAGDLGVTGVRGRAAITSVGGIAAVAVLLGNAAIPVAVQVGWLS; this is encoded by the coding sequence GTGGTCGAGGTCGCCGTCCCGTCAGGGCTACCGTCCGGACGTCGTCGCCCCCTCCGCCGCCCGCCGGCGCTGCCCACGTGGCTCGCCAAGACCGTCATGGCGGTGACTGGGATATTCTTCAGCGCCTTCGTCGTCGCGCACATGATCGGAAACCTCAAGGTGTTCGGAGGCGCGTCGGGATTCGACGGCTACGCCACCTGGCTGCGCACGCTGCTGTACCCGCTCGTCCCACCCGGGGGCGTCCTCTGGGCATTGCGCATTGTGCTGGTCGTGAGCCTCGTCGCGCACGTCTGGTGCTCAGTGTTGCTGGTGCGTCGGTCGCGCGCGGCCGCTGGCCAGCACCGGCGGCGTACGGGACTGACGATTGAGTCTTTCGGCGCGCGTTCTATGCTCCTCACCGGTGTCGTGTTGCTGCTGTTCGTGGTGTTCCACGTCCTCGACATGACCACAGGCACCGCCCCTGCCGCCCCGCATACGTTCGAACACGGGTCTGCGTACGCCAACCTGGTGGCCAGTTTCTCCCGTCCCTGGGTGGCCGCGTTCTACGTCGTCACCATGTTGTTTTTAGCCCTGCACATCGCCCACGGGATCCGCACGGCGGCCGGTGATCTGGGGGTGACCGGTGTCAGGGGCCGTGCTGCGATCACGTCCGTGGGCGGGATCGCCGCCGTGGCCGTCCTACTCGGCAATGCCGCCATACCCGTGGCGGTCCAGGTCGGTTGGCTGTCGTGA